In Bacillus cytotoxicus NVH 391-98, the following are encoded in one genomic region:
- a CDS encoding alpha/beta hydrolase — MKNRVHPKLLPALEMIPDFELRPENLPAMREQAALILPDIIGDESLSITEEIIEGPDANPLRLKIYRPKSNDQSLPALLWIHGGGYILGSADENDILCVRFAKEANCMVVSVDYRLAPEHPYPAPIEDCYAALKWMADNAEALNIDSNRIGVAGASAGGGLTAALTLLARDRQYPSICFQMPLYPMIDDRNNTPSANEIKEGFTWNQKTNEAGWKMYLGELYGTDHIPAYAAAARAEDYRNLPRTYTCVGQLDPFRSETLTYVTKLAEAGVDVEFHLYPGAYHGFEMLPSDADITIHAWNDYVRAVKTGLAKK; from the coding sequence ATGAAGAATCGAGTACATCCAAAGTTATTACCAGCGTTAGAAATGATTCCAGATTTTGAGTTACGTCCAGAGAACTTGCCAGCAATGAGAGAACAAGCCGCACTAATCTTACCAGATATTATTGGTGATGAATCACTTTCGATAACAGAGGAAATCATTGAGGGGCCTGATGCGAATCCATTGCGATTAAAAATTTATCGTCCAAAATCAAATGATCAATCCTTACCTGCCCTGTTATGGATACATGGTGGCGGTTATATCTTAGGGTCTGCAGATGAGAATGATATCCTTTGTGTGAGATTTGCAAAAGAGGCCAACTGTATGGTCGTTTCTGTAGACTACCGTTTAGCTCCTGAACATCCTTATCCAGCTCCAATTGAAGATTGTTATGCAGCACTAAAATGGATGGCTGATAACGCAGAGGCTTTAAACATTGATTCAAATCGAATTGGGGTTGCAGGAGCGAGCGCTGGTGGCGGACTAACAGCAGCATTAACGTTATTAGCTCGTGATCGACAATATCCTTCTATTTGTTTCCAAATGCCGCTTTATCCAATGATTGATGATCGTAATAATACGCCTTCTGCGAATGAAATTAAAGAAGGATTTACTTGGAATCAAAAGACAAATGAAGCTGGATGGAAAATGTATTTAGGAGAATTATATGGAACGGATCATATTCCTGCTTATGCAGCCGCTGCTCGAGCAGAAGATTATCGTAATTTACCACGCACCTACACATGTGTTGGTCAATTAGATCCATTCCGTAGTGAAACATTAACCTATGTAACGAAACTTGCAGAAGCTGGTGTTGATGTTGAATTCCATTTATACCCTGGAGCTTATCATGGGTTTGAAATGTTACCTTCAGATGCTGATATAACTATTCACGCTTGGAATGATTATGTACGAGCAGTTAAGACTGGTTTGGCAAAAAAATAA
- a CDS encoding alpha/beta hydrolase, with product MKNRVHPELKEMFSVLPAIDNSPENFQQYRTWANETFAATDLTSNNKITVSNRFIPGPEGAPEVRVRIYEPTKSTKDLPGVLWIHGGGYTVGLPEMDDKLCEKFVLEANCVVVSVDYRLAPENPFPAPLEDCYAALQWVSGNAEDIGIDSSRIAIAGMSAGGGLTAALALLARDRKGPSIIFQMPLCPMIDDRNITPSTFEITDPKVWNREANISGWKMYLGSAYGEEVSPYAAPARATDLTGLPPTYTCVGELDPFRDETIEYANRLLQAGVPTEFHVYPGGYHGFELIVPNAEISQRAEKEYISALKRALQKTEM from the coding sequence ATGAAAAATAGAGTACATCCAGAATTAAAAGAAATGTTTTCTGTATTACCAGCAATAGATAATAGTCCAGAAAATTTCCAACAATATAGAACGTGGGCTAATGAAACTTTTGCTGCAACTGATTTAACGTCGAATAATAAAATTACCGTATCCAATCGATTCATACCTGGCCCTGAAGGAGCACCAGAAGTTAGAGTTCGTATTTATGAACCAACTAAAAGTACAAAAGATTTACCTGGTGTTCTCTGGATTCACGGTGGTGGATATACAGTGGGATTACCCGAAATGGATGATAAACTTTGTGAAAAATTTGTATTGGAAGCCAACTGTGTAGTGGTTTCAGTTGATTATCGATTAGCACCGGAAAATCCATTCCCTGCACCACTTGAAGACTGCTATGCAGCTTTACAGTGGGTTTCTGGTAATGCAGAAGATATCGGGATCGATTCTTCTCGAATTGCAATTGCCGGAATGAGTGCAGGGGGTGGACTTACAGCAGCCCTTGCTCTTTTAGCAAGAGATAGGAAGGGACCTTCAATCATATTCCAAATGCCGCTATGCCCAATGATTGATGATCGTAATATTACACCTTCTACTTTTGAGATAACGGATCCAAAAGTATGGAACAGAGAAGCTAATATTTCTGGCTGGAAAATGTATTTAGGCTCAGCTTACGGTGAAGAGGTATCCCCATACGCTGCACCAGCTCGTGCAACTGACCTTACAGGACTTCCACCAACTTATACATGTGTTGGTGAATTGGACCCATTCCGTGACGAAACAATTGAATACGCGAATAGACTACTTCAGGCAGGAGTACCAACAGAATTCCATGTTTATCCTGGCGGCTACCACGGATTCGAATTAATAGTGCCTAATGCTGAAATTAGCCAAAGAGCTGAGAAAGAATATATCAGTGCATTAAAGCGAGCATTACAAAAAACAGAAATGTAA
- a CDS encoding aminoacyl-tRNA deacylase, with product MEELQEILEKSNYTYAIIQHEKPIHSRQDGSEYFGIEVGQTAPTMILKTDKGFFGLIVSGSRSKINFEKIADILGCSKVKLASPEEVQKVTGFQVGSVRMVGLDLPCVIDKRLFHYDYIYGGTGQSTFTLKLEPQALNKLNQVIATFD from the coding sequence ATGGAGGAATTACAAGAAATTTTAGAGAAAAGCAACTATACATATGCAATAATTCAACACGAAAAACCGATACACTCAAGACAAGATGGCTCAGAGTATTTTGGGATTGAAGTTGGGCAAACAGCTCCAACGATGATACTAAAAACCGATAAAGGCTTCTTTGGGCTAATTGTATCTGGAAGCCGTAGTAAAATTAATTTTGAGAAAATAGCTGATATTTTAGGTTGTAGTAAAGTGAAATTAGCATCTCCAGAGGAAGTTCAAAAAGTTACAGGCTTTCAGGTAGGAAGTGTTCGTATGGTAGGTCTTGATTTACCTTGTGTGATAGACAAACGACTTTTCCATTATGATTATATTTACGGAGGTACTGGTCAATCAACATTTACTTTAAAACTTGAACCACAAGCCTTAAATAAATTAAATCAAGTGATCGCAACATTCGATTAA
- the smpB gene encoding SsrA-binding protein SmpB, which produces MPKGSGKVIAQNKKAFHDYFIDETYEAGLVLQGTEIKAIRAGRVNLKDAFARVHNGEVWVHNMHISPYEQGNRFNHDPLRTRKLLLHKKEIQKLVGYTKETGYTLVPLKIYLKNGFAKMALGLARGKKQYDKRHDLKEKEAKREIARAFRDRQKM; this is translated from the coding sequence ATGCCAAAAGGTAGCGGTAAAGTTATTGCACAAAATAAAAAAGCATTTCATGATTATTTCATCGACGAAACATACGAAGCGGGGCTTGTCCTTCAAGGAACGGAAATTAAGGCCATTCGTGCTGGACGCGTTAACTTAAAAGATGCTTTTGCTCGCGTACATAATGGTGAAGTTTGGGTACATAATATGCACATTAGTCCATATGAACAAGGGAATCGCTTCAATCATGATCCGCTTCGCACAAGAAAATTACTTCTTCACAAGAAAGAAATTCAGAAACTAGTTGGCTATACAAAAGAGACAGGTTATACACTTGTTCCGCTAAAAATTTACTTAAAAAATGGATTTGCAAAAATGGCACTTGGCTTAGCTCGCGGTAAGAAACAATATGATAAGCGTCATGACTTAAAAGAAAAAGAAGCAAAACGTGAAATTGCACGTGCTTTCCGTGATCGTCAAAAGATGTAA
- the rnr gene encoding ribonuclease R, producing the protein MEDIIQEHIDKLLLFMKEEAYKPLTIQELEAAFGIEDSAGFKDFVKALVMMEETGLVVRTRSNRYGLPEKMNLVRGKLIGHARGFAFVVPEEKKTGDDDLFIPPTELNGALHGDTVLARISSQSSGSRQEGTIIRIVERGTKELVGTYTESKNFGFVIPDNKRWTSDIFIPKSASMGAVEGHKVVVKITSYPQNRLSAEGEVIQILGHKNDPGVDILSVIHKHHLPLAFPEEVMEHANSVPETISEEDLKDRRDLRDQMIVTIDGADAKDLDDAVTVTKLENGNYKLGVHIADVSHYVHEGSPIDVEAAERATSVYLVDRVIPMIPHRLSNGICSLNPKVDRLTLSCEMEINHLGDVVKHEIFQSVIKTTERMTYADVRSILEDEDEELMERYKPLVPMFKEMAELAQILREKRMRRGAIDFDFKEAKVLVDEEGKPTDVVLRDRSISEKLIEEFMLVANETVAEHFHWMNVPFMYRIHEEPKEDKLERFFEFVTNFGYAVKGRANEVHPRALQQILEMVQGQPEEPVISTVMLRSMKQARYDAESLGHFGLSTEFYTHFTSPIRRYPDTIVHRLIREYIINGNIDNETQAKWHEKLPDIAEHSSNMERRAVEAERETDELKKAEYMLDKIGEEYDGMISSVTNFGLFVELPNTIEGLVHVSYLTDDYYRYDEQHFAMIGERTGNVFRIGDEITIRVINVNKDERAIDFEIVGMKGTPRRKLKDRPIVIEQPKGGRKKRSGRGSDERGKDRKHERGSRGKGRADHSGKKGGKKKKPFFENVPGFKKKKKKRK; encoded by the coding sequence TTGGAAGATATCATTCAAGAACATATTGATAAGTTGTTATTATTTATGAAAGAAGAAGCGTATAAACCGCTAACGATACAAGAATTAGAGGCTGCCTTTGGAATTGAAGATTCCGCAGGATTTAAAGATTTTGTAAAAGCGCTTGTTATGATGGAAGAAACGGGACTTGTTGTGCGTACGCGCAGTAATCGCTACGGTCTTCCAGAAAAAATGAATTTAGTGCGCGGGAAATTAATTGGACATGCACGTGGCTTTGCATTCGTTGTTCCAGAAGAGAAGAAAACGGGAGACGATGATCTTTTCATTCCGCCGACAGAATTAAACGGTGCACTTCATGGAGACACAGTATTAGCACGAATTAGCTCACAATCTAGCGGGTCACGTCAAGAAGGTACGATTATTCGTATTGTGGAGCGCGGAACGAAAGAATTAGTTGGTACATATACAGAATCAAAAAATTTCGGGTTTGTTATTCCAGACAATAAAAGATGGACAAGCGATATTTTTATCCCGAAAAGCGCCTCTATGGGTGCTGTTGAAGGTCATAAAGTAGTTGTGAAAATTACTAGCTATCCGCAAAATCGTTTAAGTGCAGAGGGCGAAGTCATTCAAATTTTAGGACATAAAAATGATCCAGGAGTAGATATTTTATCGGTTATTCATAAACATCATTTGCCTTTAGCGTTTCCAGAAGAAGTAATGGAGCACGCGAACAGTGTACCAGAAACAATTTCAGAAGAAGATTTAAAGGATCGCCGTGATTTGCGTGACCAAATGATTGTGACAATCGATGGTGCAGATGCGAAAGATTTAGATGATGCAGTTACAGTCACGAAGCTTGAGAACGGTAATTATAAGCTAGGTGTTCATATTGCAGATGTGAGTCACTATGTTCATGAAGGCTCTCCAATTGATGTAGAAGCAGCAGAGAGGGCGACAAGTGTCTATCTTGTAGATCGTGTAATTCCAATGATTCCGCATCGTTTATCAAATGGAATTTGCTCATTAAATCCAAAAGTAGATCGTTTAACATTATCTTGTGAAATGGAAATTAACCATTTAGGCGATGTTGTAAAACATGAAATTTTCCAAAGTGTAATCAAGACGACAGAACGCATGACATATGCTGATGTAAGAAGCATTTTGGAAGATGAAGATGAAGAATTAATGGAACGTTATAAGCCACTTGTTCCAATGTTTAAAGAGATGGCAGAATTAGCGCAAATTTTACGTGAAAAACGTATGAGACGCGGCGCTATTGACTTTGATTTCAAAGAAGCGAAAGTATTAGTTGATGAAGAAGGAAAGCCGACAGATGTTGTGCTGCGCGATCGCTCAATATCTGAAAAGCTCATTGAAGAATTTATGCTTGTTGCAAACGAAACAGTGGCAGAGCATTTTCACTGGATGAATGTACCGTTTATGTACCGTATTCATGAAGAGCCGAAAGAAGATAAATTAGAACGTTTCTTCGAGTTCGTTACAAACTTCGGATACGCGGTAAAAGGACGTGCCAATGAGGTGCATCCTCGTGCTTTACAGCAAATTCTGGAAATGGTGCAAGGTCAGCCAGAAGAACCAGTTATTTCAACAGTTATGCTTCGCTCGATGAAGCAAGCTCGTTATGATGCTGAAAGCTTAGGACATTTCGGTCTATCAACAGAATTCTATACACATTTCACCTCGCCAATTCGTCGTTATCCAGATACGATTGTTCACAGGCTGATTCGTGAATATATCATTAATGGCAATATAGACAATGAAACACAAGCAAAGTGGCATGAGAAGTTACCAGATATCGCAGAGCATTCGTCCAATATGGAACGCCGCGCTGTTGAAGCGGAACGCGAAACAGATGAACTGAAAAAGGCAGAGTATATGCTTGATAAGATTGGTGAAGAGTATGATGGTATGATTAGCTCTGTAACGAACTTTGGTTTATTTGTAGAGCTTCCAAACACAATTGAAGGTCTCGTTCATGTTAGTTATTTAACAGATGATTACTACCGTTATGATGAACAGCACTTTGCGATGATTGGTGAGCGCACAGGTAACGTCTTCCGCATCGGTGATGAAATTACAATTCGCGTGATTAATGTCAATAAAGATGAGCGCGCAATTGATTTTGAAATCGTCGGTATGAAAGGCACGCCAAGACGTAAACTCAAAGACCGTCCAATTGTCATTGAACAACCAAAAGGTGGCAGAAAGAAACGTAGTGGCCGTGGTAGTGACGAGCGCGGAAAAGATCGCAAACATGAGCGCGGCAGCCGCGGAAAAGGCAGAGCGGATCACTCTGGAAAAAAAGGTGGCAAAAAGAAAAAGCCATTCTTTGAGAACGTTCCAGGATTCAAGAAGAAAAAGAAAAAGCGTAAGTAA
- a CDS encoding alpha/beta hydrolase — protein MKLASPKPFTFEGGDRAVLLLHGFTGNSADVRMLGRFLEKKGYTCHAPIYKGHGVPPEQLVHTGPEDWWKDVMNAYQHLKDQGYEKIAAVGLSLGGVFSLKLAYTVPILGVVPMCAPMYIKSEETMYQGILAYAREYKKREQKSPEQIEQEMFEFKKTPMNTLKALQDLIRDVRNNVDMIYAPTFVVQARHDEMINTDSANIIYNGVESTLKEIKWYEDSTHVITLDKQRDELHEDVYNFLEQLDW, from the coding sequence ATGAAATTAGCATCTCCGAAACCATTTACATTTGAAGGTGGAGACCGCGCTGTTTTATTATTGCACGGTTTCACGGGAAACTCAGCTGATGTACGTATGTTAGGGCGTTTCTTAGAGAAAAAAGGATACACTTGCCACGCCCCTATTTATAAAGGCCATGGTGTGCCACCAGAACAGCTTGTACATACAGGTCCTGAAGACTGGTGGAAAGATGTAATGAACGCGTATCAGCATTTAAAAGATCAAGGCTATGAGAAGATTGCTGCTGTTGGATTGTCACTTGGTGGTGTATTCTCATTAAAGCTTGCTTATACAGTTCCTATTTTAGGTGTAGTACCAATGTGTGCGCCAATGTATATTAAGAGTGAAGAAACAATGTACCAAGGTATATTGGCATATGCGCGTGAATATAAAAAACGTGAACAGAAGTCGCCAGAGCAAATTGAACAAGAGATGTTCGAATTTAAAAAGACACCAATGAATACATTAAAGGCATTACAAGATTTAATTCGTGACGTACGCAATAATGTAGATATGATTTATGCACCAACATTTGTTGTACAAGCGCGCCATGATGAAATGATTAATACTGACAGCGCAAACATTATTTATAACGGTGTAGAATCTACATTAAAAGAGATCAAATGGTATGAAGACTCTACTCACGTCATTACGCTGGATAAACAACGTGATGAGCTACATGAAGACGTATATAACTTCTTGGAGCAACTAGATTGGTAA
- the secG gene encoding preprotein translocase subunit SecG, translating into MHTFLSVLLIIVSILMIVMVLMQSSNSSGLSGAISGGAEQLFGKQKARGIEAVLSRITVVLAVLFFGLTIGVTYFNL; encoded by the coding sequence ATGCATACGTTTTTATCAGTTTTACTAATTATTGTATCGATTTTAATGATTGTGATGGTACTTATGCAATCTAGTAATAGTTCAGGCCTTTCAGGTGCAATTTCAGGCGGTGCGGAACAGTTATTCGGCAAGCAAAAGGCACGCGGAATAGAAGCGGTATTAAGCCGTATTACAGTTGTTTTAGCTGTATTATTCTTCGGATTAACAATTGGTGTTACGTACTTTAACTTATAA
- a CDS encoding LrgB family protein, with protein sequence MSSILIGIGWVLLTVFIYQLSKMIYKILPTPFTIPMIIATVLMIILLMMLDVPYQQYMQSGGGWISKLLGPGVVAFAIPLYKQRHVLRKYVVPIAGGVIVGTTVAIASDFIIASLMGTDKSLILSSLPKSVTMPVAMSVSEQVGGVPSLTAAFVVVAGISGTITGPFLLKWSRVTNSVGKGIGFGCASHIMGVMRAMKNNESEGVIGSVTMTLTAILTCLLGPLFAMMLV encoded by the coding sequence ATGAGTAGTATATTAATCGGGATTGGTTGGGTTCTTCTGACAGTGTTCATATATCAATTATCTAAAATGATTTATAAGATATTGCCAACGCCGTTTACGATTCCAATGATTATCGCAACAGTACTCATGATTATTTTATTAATGATGTTGGATGTACCGTATCAACAATACATGCAAAGTGGCGGGGGCTGGATTTCTAAATTACTTGGACCAGGTGTTGTAGCATTTGCAATTCCGCTCTATAAACAGCGCCATGTACTTCGAAAATATGTTGTGCCGATTGCTGGTGGTGTTATTGTGGGAACAACGGTTGCGATTGCAAGTGACTTTATTATTGCGTCGCTGATGGGAACAGATAAAAGTTTAATTTTATCTTCTTTACCAAAATCAGTAACAATGCCAGTTGCTATGAGCGTATCAGAACAAGTTGGTGGTGTGCCATCATTAACAGCAGCGTTCGTTGTTGTTGCTGGAATCAGTGGGACGATTACAGGGCCTTTTTTATTGAAATGGAGCCGTGTGACAAATTCGGTTGGTAAAGGAATTGGATTTGGCTGTGCTTCACATATTATGGGCGTTATGAGAGCGATGAAAAATAATGAGAGTGAAGGTGTTATTGGATCGGTAACAATGACATTAACGGCTATTTTAACGTGCTTACTGGGACCTTTATTTGCAATGATGCTTGTATAA
- a CDS encoding CidA/LrgA family holin-like protein: MKFTKVIVQIVALYVFYMLGTWIQEILEIPIPGSLIGMFLLLILLGLKVLPVKWFDLGAETLVAIMPFLLIPPTIGLMNYGAFFMSKGISLFITVVASTFLIIIVAGHTGQYLATRKEKETR, from the coding sequence ATGAAGTTTACAAAAGTTATTGTTCAAATCGTAGCTCTGTATGTGTTTTACATGTTAGGAACATGGATACAAGAAATATTGGAAATTCCAATACCAGGAAGTTTGATTGGGATGTTTTTATTGCTTATTTTACTTGGCTTGAAAGTTCTTCCTGTGAAATGGTTTGATTTAGGAGCCGAAACACTCGTTGCCATTATGCCGTTTTTATTAATTCCACCAACGATTGGTTTAATGAATTACGGTGCTTTTTTTATGAGCAAAGGAATTTCTCTTTTCATTACAGTTGTAGCGAGCACATTTTTAATTATTATTGTCGCAGGACATACAGGACAATATCTTGCGACTAGAAAGGAAAAAGAGACAAGATGA
- the eno gene encoding phosphopyruvate hydratase, with amino-acid sequence MSTIIDVYAREVLDSRGNPTVEVEVYTEGGAFGRALVPSGASTGEYEAVELRDGDKSRYLGKGVLNAVKNVNEIIAPEIVGFDVTDQAGIDRAMIELDGTPNKGKLGANAILGVSMAVAHAAADFVGLPLYRYLGGFNAKQLPTPMMNIINGGSHADNNVDFQEFMILPVGAPTFKESIRMGAEVFHALKAVLHDKGLNTAVGDEGGFAPNLGSNREALEVIIEAIEKAGYKAGEDVFLGMDVASSEFYNKETGKYDLSGEGRSMTSAEMVDFYEELCKDFPIISIEDGLDENDWDGHKLLTERLGKKVQLVGDDLFVTNTKKLAEGIEKGISNSILIKVNQIGTLTETFEAIEMAKRAGYTAVVSHRSGETEDATIADIAVATNAGQIKTGSMSRTDRIAKYNQLLRIEDELGEIAVYDGLKSFYNLKK; translated from the coding sequence ATGTCAACAATCATTGATGTTTATGCTCGCGAAGTCCTTGATTCTCGTGGTAACCCAACTGTAGAAGTAGAAGTTTACACAGAAGGCGGCGCATTCGGACGCGCATTAGTACCAAGTGGTGCATCTACTGGTGAATATGAAGCAGTAGAATTACGTGATGGTGACAAATCTCGTTACCTAGGTAAAGGTGTGCTTAACGCAGTTAAAAACGTTAACGAAATTATCGCTCCAGAAATTGTTGGTTTCGATGTAACTGACCAAGCTGGTATCGACCGTGCTATGATCGAATTAGATGGCACTCCAAACAAAGGTAAATTAGGTGCAAACGCGATCCTTGGTGTTTCTATGGCAGTAGCTCACGCAGCAGCTGATTTCGTAGGTCTTCCATTATATCGTTACCTTGGTGGATTCAATGCAAAACAATTACCAACTCCAATGATGAACATCATCAACGGTGGTTCTCACGCTGATAACAACGTGGACTTCCAAGAATTCATGATTCTACCAGTTGGTGCTCCAACATTCAAAGAATCAATCCGTATGGGTGCTGAAGTATTCCATGCATTAAAAGCTGTATTACATGACAAAGGTCTTAACACTGCAGTAGGTGACGAAGGTGGATTCGCTCCAAACCTTGGTTCTAACCGCGAAGCATTAGAAGTAATTATCGAAGCAATCGAAAAAGCGGGTTACAAAGCTGGTGAGGACGTATTCTTAGGAATGGACGTTGCTTCTTCTGAGTTCTACAACAAAGAAACTGGTAAATATGATCTTTCTGGTGAAGGTCGCAGCATGACTTCTGCAGAAATGGTTGATTTCTACGAAGAACTTTGCAAAGACTTCCCAATCATCTCTATCGAAGATGGTTTAGACGAAAACGACTGGGATGGTCACAAATTATTAACTGAGCGTCTTGGCAAAAAAGTTCAATTAGTAGGTGACGACTTATTCGTAACAAATACGAAGAAACTTGCTGAAGGTATCGAAAAAGGTATCTCTAACTCAATCTTAATTAAAGTGAACCAAATCGGTACTTTAACTGAAACTTTCGAAGCAATCGAAATGGCTAAACGTGCTGGTTACACAGCAGTTGTATCTCACCGTTCTGGTGAAACTGAAGATGCTACAATCGCTGACATCGCAGTTGCAACAAACGCTGGTCAAATCAAAACTGGTTCTATGAGCCGTACTGACCGTATTGCTAAGTACAACCAATTATTACGCATCGAAGACGAACTAGGCGAAATCGCTGTTTACGATGGTTTAAAATCTTTCTACAACCTTAAAAAATAA
- the gpmI gene encoding 2,3-bisphosphoglycerate-independent phosphoglycerate mutase — translation MRKPTALIILDGFGLREETYGNAVAQAKKPNFDRYWNKFPHTTLTACGEAVGLPEGQMGNSEVGHLNIGAGRIVYQSLTRVNVAIREGEFDKNETFQNAIKHVKEKGTALHLFGLLSDGGVHSHIDHMFALLRLAAKEGVEKVYIHAFLDGRDVGPQTAKGYIDATNAVIKETGVGQFATIAGRYYSMDRDKRWDRVEKCYRAMVYGEGPTYKNAYECVEDSYANGIYDEFVLPSVIVNEDETPVATINDDDAVIFYNFRPDRAIQIARVFTNEDFREFDRGEKVPHIPEFVCMTHFSETVNGYVAFKPVNLDNTLGEVVSQAGLKQLRIAETEKYPHVTFFFSGGREAEFPGEERILINSPKVATYDLKPEMSIYEVTDALVNEIENDKHDVIILNFANCDMVGHSGMMEPTIKAVEATDECLGKVVEAILAKDGVAIITADHGNADEELTPDGAPMTAHTTNPVPFIVTKKDVELREGGILGDIAPTMLTLLGVEQPKEMTGKTIIK, via the coding sequence ATGAGAAAGCCAACAGCTTTAATCATTCTTGACGGTTTCGGACTGCGTGAAGAAACTTACGGGAATGCTGTAGCACAAGCTAAGAAACCTAATTTTGATAGATACTGGAACAAGTTTCCTCACACAACGCTTACAGCTTGTGGTGAAGCGGTAGGTCTTCCAGAAGGTCAAATGGGTAACTCAGAGGTTGGGCACTTAAATATCGGTGCTGGCCGCATTGTATATCAGAGCTTAACTCGTGTGAACGTTGCGATTCGTGAAGGAGAATTCGATAAGAATGAAACATTCCAAAACGCAATTAAACATGTGAAAGAGAAAGGTACAGCCCTTCATTTATTCGGCTTACTTTCTGATGGTGGGGTGCACAGTCACATTGACCATATGTTTGCTCTTCTTCGCTTAGCAGCAAAAGAAGGCGTGGAAAAAGTATATATTCATGCATTCTTAGATGGTCGCGATGTTGGACCACAAACCGCAAAAGGCTATATCGATGCAACAAATGCAGTAATAAAAGAAACAGGAGTAGGACAATTCGCGACAATTGCTGGTCGTTATTACTCCATGGACCGTGACAAACGTTGGGATCGCGTTGAAAAATGTTACCGTGCTATGGTGTATGGCGAAGGTCCTACTTACAAAAATGCATATGAGTGCGTAGAGGATTCTTATGCAAATGGTATTTATGATGAGTTCGTATTGCCGTCTGTAATTGTGAACGAAGATGAAACGCCAGTTGCAACAATCAATGATGATGATGCAGTCATCTTCTATAATTTCCGTCCAGACCGCGCAATTCAAATTGCACGTGTATTTACAAACGAAGACTTCCGTGAGTTCGATCGTGGTGAAAAAGTACCTCACATTCCAGAATTCGTTTGTATGACACACTTTAGTGAAACTGTAAATGGTTATGTGGCATTCAAACCAGTAAACCTTGATAACACATTAGGTGAAGTTGTGTCGCAAGCGGGATTAAAGCAACTTCGCATCGCGGAAACTGAAAAGTATCCACACGTTACATTCTTCTTTAGCGGTGGTCGTGAGGCTGAATTCCCAGGGGAAGAGCGTATTTTAATTAACTCACCGAAGGTTGCAACATATGATTTGAAACCTGAAATGAGCATTTACGAAGTAACCGACGCTTTAGTAAATGAAATCGAAAATGATAAACATGATGTAATTATTCTTAACTTTGCAAACTGTGATATGGTGGGCCATTCTGGGATGATGGAACCAACAATTAAAGCAGTAGAAGCAACTGACGAATGTTTAGGAAAAGTTGTAGAAGCAATTCTTGCAAAAGATGGTGTAGCAATTATTACAGCTGACCATGGTAATGCAGATGAAGAGTTAACTCCAGATGGAGCTCCAATGACAGCTCATACAACGAACCCGGTTCCTTTCATCGTTACAAAGAAAGATGTAGAATTACGCGAAGGTGGCATTTTAGGAGATATCGCTCCAACAATGCTAACACTTCTAGGTGTTGAACAACCTAAAGAAATGACAGGTAAAACAATTATTAAATAA